The following is a genomic window from Synechococcus sp. UW69.
CCTGCGCTCAAACCCGCTTCCAGTCAGATCACCACCCAAGAGCCGCCTGAATGGCAATGCAGACCTATGGTTCTGAGGTGAGAGGGAGACCTCTTCGGGCGTGGTTGCTTGATTTGGTGGGTGGTGTCACGACCTACCGCCTCTCTCACACCTCATTTGACCAGGGGCGATCCACACCACAACAGGATGAGAGTGGGTCTTGAGGCTCTAGACCCCCACCATCAAGCCGTCATAAGAATCGAATCTTCAGCCCAGAGGAGGCTGCAATGTTCGAGGTATTCAAGGAACACACTGGCCGCTGCCAACGCAGAACTTGCCTGACGTAGGAGATCGCCGGATAGCTGTCAGCTCTCGATCATCAGAACTTGATGCAGCTGTTGTGCCAGGTGGAGAAGCAAGCCTGCATCGACGATGTCGGCATTAACCCGGAGGCAGGCATTGAGGGCAATTGATTGAGCATTGGCTCTCAACTTGCATTTGGCTGTCCATCAATGCGCCATGCAGAGGCAGCTCATAAATCCATCTGAACACTGAAGCCACAACTGAGGAGCCAATGGAATGAGCTCAGGCCAAGCCTCAGTGCTCTTTGAATGCGTCAACCGGTCCGAAGGGGCCGGTTTTTGTGCGACTTGGGCTTGTGGAGCCCCCCGCATGAGCGAGGGGCAGCCTTCCACGCTGATGATCAGCTGTATGCCTTGGCGATCAGGGGGCCCGCCTGCTCGTCTGCCAGCACGGGGGTGACGTCCCAATCGAGGCACTCTGCCCACTCCGCAGCGTGCTCATAACAAGCATCAGCGTTGTCAGACTCCACCAGAATCCACCCCTCTACGGAGCCAGGCGCATGAAAACGCTTCCATGACTTGCACTCGGGAAAGGGCGCACCCGTCGCCAGGAACTTCTTGGCAGCAATTTCGTGGTAGCCGGTCTTGAACGACCAGTGCATCAAAAAAGTCATTGAAATGGTTGAAGCCGACGAAGATTCCCACACATCCGAAATCTTGTCTGCAAGTCAAATCACGTCACCACAGGGGTAGTGAACAGCGCCGCCAGCCAAACGTCACAGCCCGGTTGCTCCGGCAGGGGATTCAGGCCCAAGACCGTGCGCGGCAAGGCAAAGAGTCTGGAGACATCAATCGACGGATCGCTGCACAGACGAAGCTTGATCGGTGGGCATCGGCATCATGCCGTTCTGTTGTAAGTGGAGTGCCACGAAACCTGGTCCCCATACGACCCCCGCTGCAAACAGCCATGACCAAAAGGGAGATTTCACGAGAAGGTCTTGCAAAGCTGCTTTTTGAACTCAGCGAGGCTGTTCTACGGATTGAAATTCAAGGCCTGATTACGTCCTGATTAAGAAAAGCGGCCTGTTGGGTACCTAAGACTCAATTGACTGAATTGGAGAGATGACAAGTGAACACAGGGGCATCAAGGGCCAGGGTTCAGACATGGCGATCTGACGTTCTCACTCTTCGCATATTTGACGGAAGCGTTGTTATGACGCGATCAACTCAAGCCAAAACAATGCGGTTAGGGCGGTGGCGCCAACTGCCAAAGCAAACCATTGGTCTTTTAGGGTGCGAACCACGGTGCCTGAGCTGCTGCCCCAATAAACCAAGCTTTCAGAAATGAGCCAGCCCCTCCACCCACTGCTGAACCATCAGCCGTAGCAATTCATTCTTTTTCAACCCTGAAGGCTCTACCCCACTCAAACAAAACATCAACGATTCTCTGATCCAAATTCGAGATCAACAACGATCAAGCCAGCCAAGAGACCCAAGAAGACAGCCTGTAACAACTATGCCCTTGGTGAAAAAGATAACGACACGAGCCAACCAACAAGAGAATGTCATCACAACGGCGTGCGTGAAATTCTTACTCAACTTTTCAGGTTTTTGATTGGCTCCAAAATCGATTCCATCAACTCGATCTTGGTCGGCATTCTTGTTGAGCCGCCGTAACCAAAGTGTCAGGCCATTCATGAATGGATGGCGACGTCAGTTCTCCCTGCTTCCCCAGAGGATGATCAGAACTCACTTTTGAGCCCTTGGACGACTGGATCACTGAATTCTTCCGCAGACGGGAGCGAACTCCCTAAGCCCAGCCAATCGCGCTAGACAGGCGGACCCAGCAGTTGCCGCTGACATGGGTCCGCGTCCCGAGCTAGGTGCATGAGTCCGGGACGCAACACAAATAAGCCAGTGAGGCCAGACGATTCAGCGAAATTCGATACCAACCGGGGTTGTTTGTAACTAGCCCCAATGCGGAAACCACTCGGGGACAAGACCCACACGGGATAGCCCCAGAACAACTGCAACGATCCCCAGCTTCATCCCCACCAGGATCCCCGCGTACTTCCAGCTGAACAAGGATTTCGTCTTGGTCGTCACAAGGCTCATCTGGTTCCCACACATCATGCGCCCTTTTTGCTGCGGGCTCTGATGAGCAGCTTCAATCCTCTGCAGAACGCTTGCGACGGCGAGCACGATCGCTCAGGCCAATGATCACCCGCGTGATCCCCCACGCCAGTGCAACACCCAACACGATCGAGAGCAGTGTCGCCAAAGCACTTCTATTGAGGACACCGGCAAGCACCGGATGCCCCTCAATATGCCGTTCTGATCAAGCGATGCGTTCGGACTGTTGCGATCAGTCGCGTGTGTTCACGTCCTTGTCTTTGGGTGCCTCTGTCTTCGCCTGAGGCTTGGCGGCCGCCTTGGAGGCCAGAGAGGCTTCCAAGCGCTGCAGCTGCGCTTCGCGCAGTGCGCCAGAAATACTGAGGGTGCGGTCAGTCATCGATTGGCGTTCCCGACGGCGGCAGACACAGGGCCTTATGCGATCGAGAGGGCGCCTACAGATCTGAGGACCGACGAAACCTAGTCGCTCAGCACCCCACGTCTAGGGAGCAAAAGTGCTTACGTCATCGTCTTGCAACACATGGGTTGACTCCCCTCAGGGGCCAGCCCATGGGCATCGGCCAGATCGATGACCAGAGCTTGCAGACCACTCCTCCCTTCCATCCCTAAAGCTCCCGCTCGTCGACACTGATGCTGACGCGCCCTTGGTATCGCCAAGGCACTCAATTCAGAATTTCTTCCGTGAATCTTCGGGGAGCATTGCCGCAATAGGCATCTCAGCACCCATAGCTTCCTTAAAACAGTTGTCTTTTCCTCATGTGCCCACCAGACCTGTCGAGTCTCAAGTGGGGGAATGACGGCGAGTTGTCTCCCAATGACACCCTCAGCCTGGTGGAGAGACTGACAAGAGCAGAGCAGAAGTCCGAGGGAGTCGACGAAACGACTCTCAACTCCAGTTCCATCTCCCAGGGGGAGCCCTTACAAGAGTCCTGATAAGGGCGACTGACGGGCATGTCAGAAAGACAGTTCCGAGTCGAAGAACTGAACCCTTTTTTGGAATGGCACCTCAACACGACTGAAGCTTCTCTGGAGCTTGCCTCTGAATCAGCAACGAGGATCGCCAGGATGATCGGCAGGAAAACCAGGGTGCTTAGCAAGTATGGAGCAGTCCTGTTCGAGCTGGATCCAGTGGAGAAGAGGAACTAGAGCCGTTTCATCAAGGTATGAAGTCGCCATACATACGGATTTCGCAAGCTCGAAGAACAAGGTCGACGGGAAGAAGCAAAAAGAAGACCCCACTCCTTAGCCACTGAACCAAGGCGACTTGGAATCGGAATCGAGCCCATCAACGAGCCTTCTGCGGCTTACCTCCACGAGCTACGCCTCTTACGGCCAACGCTGTATCCAATGACCAGGCCGCCCGCAGCTCCAACACTCCCGGCCGTTAGTGCAGTCACCTGATCCTTGGTGAGTTCGCTGGCCAGGCTTACCGACAGCCCCAGAACCACGAGCATTCCCGCGCCTGTGAGCACTGCATCCAGACCGAGGCTTGGCTGTCTGTAGAGAACTGGCTTGGGTGGTTCTCCCTTGAACGCACGATCTGCATCGGAACGCGCGTCATCGATTTGTCTTGGCAGGCGGTCGATGTCCTTTTTGGGGTCAGTCATCAGGCGTCAGCAATCCACTTGCAGGCGGCCACGGTTAGTGGCGTCCAAATGGCGGCGGCAATAACCAGTTCAAAACCAAACATGGGTTGTCTTGTCTCTGAACCAACCCTCGCCGTTTCCCCCGGGAAACCACCTCCCCCAACCGAGTGGTTGTTTTGCCCAATTGCAGGGCTTCGCATCCCCCATCTGGGGAGGCAATAAAAAGCCCCGCCATTCCTGACGGAGCAGCCGTTGAATCCTTGATCACCACCAACGGTCAACGCGAGCAACGGACGGACGGCCCGGCTCACTGGGCACCGTCACCACCGACAGGCGCTGCAGATCTCGGCGATAATCAAAGCGGCAGAAGCCAACGCCCGTGCCGGAACAGGCCGAAAGGCTTGCGAGCGCTACAGAGGCCAAGCGCCGCTCCTCCGGCGTTGGTTTTTTCCGGCGCGGGACGCCAGCCATTGGCGATCAGGTAGCGGTTCGCCTCAAGGATGGTCTGCCTGGCACTGAGCTTCGGCTCATGCTTGAGGGTTTTGGCAACGGTGTGCGCAGGCGCCGCGTCGGCTTGTTTCGGCAAGACCGCTTCGATGGCGAAAACGACGCCGCACCCAGACCAGCACCAGCAAAAGTACCGAGACAAACACGGCCTAACCCTCTGAAGAAATCATTCATTGCTTGAGACCTTTCGATGCACACACCATCTCCACAATCAACGCCCCAAGCGGTGACCCCAGTCATCTGCAGCTGTGACCTTGGTCACACGCAGGAGCAGGCAACAAAAAACCCCGCCATTGCTGACGGGGTGATGAAGAGCTGGTATTGCTCTAGATGTCGTCACTACCAGGGATTGCGCTGCCGCCGATTTTGTTGATCAGTTCCAGTGGTGAGGAATCAAGACCCACAGCTTCGGCATAGTTCATGCCGCCAGCATCAAGCCCTTGGACGTTGTCCTGATTCACCATGGACTCAATAATGATCCAGCCTTCTGCCTGCTCGGTACCGAAAGAAGCACCTTTCCCAGGGTTGTACTTGGTAGAACTTTTATCTAGCTCGAATTTGGAGGGTTCATCAACCAGTGGGGTAGCGAAGTGCATTTCAACTTCGGAGAAACTCTCGGGGCGATAGTTGGTTAGGGCGTCAGCTTTGAAGGTCGAAGCACCACCATTGGTCCAGATGCCTGCAAATTGATTGAACGAGTGGTTCCCCAAGCCTGCGTCAGTGAGACTGTCGCCACCCCCACCCGTTGTGAATTGGGCAACTTGATCGCTCACGCCATCGGCTTCGCGGGAAGGTGAGAATTCACCCCTGATGTCGCCGAGCTTCATGTAGCCATCGACATTCTCGTCGACATAAGTTTTTGCCTTGCTGGCAGAGGCAGCAAACCAGTCTCTGTAATGAGGCATGGATCTAAATGCGGTGGAGGGTTATTCCCTCTCGATGCACACACCATCTCTAAATTCAGAGATCGACTCATTGACCTGAAACACCCAACGTTGTGATGTTGGTCACAGATGAAAGCAGGCAATAAAAAACCCCGCAATGCGAGGCCTTGATCACAAATTAACAAACAAATTAGCATTTACTAGATCTCTCTGACCGACTAGTAGATCCACTTTTGGATTTTGCTTTTGGACTGCAGCCACATGCATTACAGTCGGCCATATGATCAATAACAACTGATTCTGTCGATTCACTTGAAGAGGGATTCAATGAACAGAGAGCATCTAAGACTTCTGCTGCTGCATCTGTAATCTTTTCACGCCAATAGCAATAAGCTTCTTTGCCCAATGGATTACCACTACCGCTTATGTTCCTCAAAACTTCCAGTTTCAATTCCGAGTCGATAGAAAATTCCTGCTGTTCCATTTGTTTGAGTAGTGAGAGAGCTGTCATTGAAGCTTTTACGCCCCTCCGACACACACAACATCGCCGCAATCAACGACCCAAGTGATGACCTGACTCATCTGCAGCTGTGATCTTGTTCACACGCCCATATAGGCACTGAAAAACCCCGCCATGACTGGCGGGGTGAAGTTGGCTTGCAGCTTTACCAATTCACAAAGCCACGTCGCCCGCCACCGTTACCCCAGGCACCTGAACCGTTGCGCCAGCCACCACCACCGGCATTAGCAAAGCCGCCACCGGCATTAGCGAAACCGCCACCATTGCGCCAGCCACCGCCGTTGGCCCAGCCACGGCCGCGACCGTTACCCCAAGCAGCGATCTCCACCGGTTTGTGCAGCTTTGCCTTCAACAGCTGTGCCCAGCCGTCGTCACTCCGTGCAGCAGCAATGCGTTGCTCGATGCTGTTGTCAGCTTTTTGA
Proteins encoded in this region:
- the grrA gene encoding GrrA/OscA1 family cyclophane-containing rSAM-modified RiPP, whose translation is MKPTTLLGTLILLSTWSSVGATEAGTYSVQKADNSIEQRIAAARSDDGWAQLLKAKLHKPVEIAAWGNGRGRGWANGGGWRNGGGFANAGGGFANAGGGGWRNGSGAWGNGGGRRGFVNW
- a CDS encoding DUF3303 domain-containing protein, which gives rise to MTFLMHWSFKTGYHEIAAKKFLATGAPFPECKSWKRFHAPGSVEGWILVESDNADACYEHAAEWAECLDWDVTPVLADEQAGPLIAKAYS